A segment of the Aureliella helgolandensis genome:
TGAACGTAGTTCGGATATTGAACAGGAAGAGGAAGAGGATGATGACGACCAAGATACCGCCATCGCGGAGTGCTTCCTCAACGTTTTCAATGGCTCGATCAATAAATGCCTTTTGCGAATAGACGGGTTCAATGCGAATGGTGGTTCCAAGAGAGGCCTGGAGCTCCTCGATGGCTTGGAGCACGTCGTCTGTGACGCGACGCGTGTCGGCGCCAGGTTGCTTGTTGATCGTTAGGACGACGGCTGGCCCCCCCTCCCACCCATCCGTAGCAGTGTCCGATCTGAGGAATGCGGAGCTGTCGCCTCGTTTGACCTGAGCCCCTTCAGTCACGGTGGCTACTTGAGTCAGTAGCACTGGTCGTCCATCACGAATCTTAACGGGAACCTTCGTCAGATCCTCCAGCGACTGGAGCCGGCCCAGCGAACGGACCAGCAGTTCGTTGGGCCCTTGGCGATCGAGGTAGCCGCCCGTCCCATTCTCATTACTGGCCGTAACTGCGGCTTCAATCTCTGCCAACGTAACGCCATATTGCAGCATCGCATCTGGGTCGACGAGGACTTGGAATTGCTTACGTCCGCCTCCCATTGTAAACACCTGAGAAACCCCAGGTATGGTGAGAAGTCGTTGCCGCACAACCCAGTCAGCCGTCGTGCGAATATCCATGGGACTGGCATTGGAATCGGTGCTCCACATGCCGAGCATTAAGACTTGGCCCATGATCGATGAGATGGGAGCCAACTGCGGCGCTATCCCGCTTGGTAGGCGATCTTGGACCATCTGCATTCGTTCGGCGACGATCTGACGGTCGGTGTAAACGTCGGTACCGTAAGCGAATTCGACATAGATGACAGAGATTCCAACCCCCGAGGAGCTGCGAACGGCCTCGACTCCGTTGGCCCCATTCATGGTCGTTTCGATGGGAAAGGTGATTAACGACTCGACCTCTTCCGGAGCCATTCCAGGTGCTTCGGTCATGATCACCACTCTGGGGCGATTCAGATCCGGAAAGACGTCAATGGGCATGACCGTAATCTGCCAACTACCGTAGCCAATCAGGAAAACCGCGATGGCGATAACCAGAAGGCGTTGGCGAAGCGCGAAACGTATGACTGCATTTAGCATAACAACCGACTCCTTTCTAGTGGCTATGGCCAGCGTGTGGGTCGGCGCCTGCGCCAGATTGATTTTTGATGGCCATCAAAATCTGGTGAGCCGCTTTGAGAGCGATCACCTCTCCAGGAAAGATGGAACCATCGTTAGCAATAACGGCAGAGGTTTGATCGCGATGTCGGACGTGCACGGGAACTCGACGAAAGCTCTTTCCATTTCGTTGGAAGACGATCCAATCGGCACCATCCTGGACCACGGCTTCAACGGGAACCACAATTTGATTTTCCCATTCCTCGACCGGGACTCGCACTTGTAGACGCTGCCCGACGCGGTACTGCCATGCGATATGGCGTTGTCCAGCGGAGTTGGTTTCGTCTCTAACTACGGAGTTAGGGAGCTCGACAAAGAATGATAGTGTCCGAGAAATGTCATCAATGGAATTGTTGACGAAGGCGAGTTTCAATCCGCCGATAATCTGCAACCCATTTGAACTCTGTAGGACTCCTTCGACAGTCCAGCCCTGCTCCAGGGCGTGGTTGATCGCTTCGGCATCCTGCTCAAATGCCTTGCCTTCGATGAATAAGTCGGTGTAGTCAGAGAGTGAACAAAGTTTTGCACCCGCGACGACCGCTTCTCCCTTACTAACGCGAAGGTCTTCGATGATCAGGGGGTGTTGGCTCACCGGCTGCCGGGAAACCATTCGAATTCCTGAATTGAACGCTACTTGTCGCATCGGTTTTTGGGATAGACGCAGCTCTTCATCTTCACTGTGCTCGTCGATGTTGGGGGCGACGACTTGCAGGTCACGCATTAGTTTTCCATCGATCCCGATGTTATCGATTTGGCGGTCGGAGAGGCCATGCAAGCGAAGCGCCTCTCGTTGGGAACGAAGTAGAGCCTCTAGTTTTTCCTTGGCATAGCGGCGGTCCAGTAGCGATTTTCCGGAGATTGCGCCTGAGCGGGTTGCTTCTTCGAGCCGCGTGATCTCGCGTTCTTCCACGATAAGTTCGCTCAGCGATTGTAGATACAGCGTTTGAGTTTCTACAAGATCTTCATAGGTCAACCTAACTTCGAAGAGTAGGTCCCCAGGCATTACTGCTTCCCCAGTTACGGCATGCACATGAGTGACAATACCATTGAGTGGTGAAGCCACGAGGATCTCGGAGCGGCCTGGGCGAGAAGCAATAACGGCAGGTACCATCAGGGAGCGTCGATAGGTTGTTGCTTCCAGCGGACGCAAGTAAGCGTCTGTTAGACCTAAGTTGTTGCGAGCTTGCGCGGATAACTCGATCGAGACAGGTGCGGCACTTGCTCCGGTTGTATTCGAGGGGGCTGGCGATGTGGATTCGTCGGGAGCCTCCCGATGCGAGCTTAGCGTGTGGTCGATCCAAGCCGAAGCTGTGGGCCACCAGCGTGGGTAGGTGAAGACGGCAAGTACCAGAATTGCGGCACCTATTCCGGCTTGCAGACCTTTCCCCGATATTTGGGACAACATTGATTTCATACCACTAGCTCCGACAAAGCCAATCGTTCAGTTGTAAGGATTTGGCGATTGCAACCCGGTGGGGACGCAATGCCTGAGAACCTACACCAAGGGACGATTCGTCAACTTGATGGAACGTGCCGCCTGCGGCGATGCATTGGATGCACAGTAGGCGTATTTGGGCCGCGCGCGTCTCTTCTGCTTTGCACAATCCGCCTCCACCATGCGGTAGCACGAACGTTCTAGGAACGCTCAGGACTACCTGCGGAGGAGTCTTGCAATGCAAAGACGCGGGAAATCACGCGAATACCAGGGAGCTAGAGAGCTCAGATTTGCCAAGACTGCAGTAACGCGAGTCTGTACCGCTCAACTGCCGGGCAACTGTCCTCGGCGTTACGCTTAGCGGATAGAGACGGAAAAACCGCTACGGTATGCGATACGATCGACTGCAAGGCTGGGGGAGCGGTGAACTCGAGCCCCTGTGATTTCCAGCCTTGATTGACGAAAGTGCAACGAACTTGGTCGCACTGGTGGGAGTCTTGGCAGGGAGAGCTGGGCGGTTGACCTACCACCTCAAGACTGGCCTTGCAGCCAGCAGGCGTAGTATCGACCGACTGGTGCTCTGAGTCGCAAGCCGCGTTGCAAGTGGTGGCTGCGGAAGGTGCTACCTGCGCATGGGAATGTTCGCAGGTCGAACCGATCGTGCTAGCATGGGTGTGGTGCCCGCAACAGCCGAACACGCAATGCGCGACAAACGCAAAAAGTGTCAGAAGGTGTGGCAGTCGGTTTAACACGGTAGTTTGATCGGTAGTTAGGAAGCTTAAGACCACGAGTTCCAATTGTTACATTTGGTATGATCGGGTCAAGTCGAAAGAGGAATCGAGGGAAATTTGCTGATTCGGTGAGTGAATTTACTGTTGGCTGAAGGTCATGCCACGCAGGGAGTCGTCTCCGCTGTTATCCACAAAACTGTCCAAACCGCCGGTCAGCACGAATCCATCGATTTTGGAGCGGGCTTGCGAAAGCTGAGATTGGGCAGCCAAGTACTGAAGATTCGAGTCGAAATAGGTGCGTCGTGATACGAGGACTTGCACAAAG
Coding sequences within it:
- a CDS encoding efflux RND transporter periplasmic adaptor subunit, translating into MKSMLSQISGKGLQAGIGAAILVLAVFTYPRWWPTASAWIDHTLSSHREAPDESTSPAPSNTTGASAAPVSIELSAQARNNLGLTDAYLRPLEATTYRRSLMVPAVIASRPGRSEILVASPLNGIVTHVHAVTGEAVMPGDLLFEVRLTYEDLVETQTLYLQSLSELIVEEREITRLEEATRSGAISGKSLLDRRYAKEKLEALLRSQREALRLHGLSDRQIDNIGIDGKLMRDLQVVAPNIDEHSEDEELRLSQKPMRQVAFNSGIRMVSRQPVSQHPLIIEDLRVSKGEAVVAGAKLCSLSDYTDLFIEGKAFEQDAEAINHALEQGWTVEGVLQSSNGLQIIGGLKLAFVNNSIDDISRTLSFFVELPNSVVRDETNSAGQRHIAWQYRVGQRLQVRVPVEEWENQIVVPVEAVVQDGADWIVFQRNGKSFRRVPVHVRHRDQTSAVIANDGSIFPGEVIALKAAHQILMAIKNQSGAGADPHAGHSH